The DNA segment ACCATGGTAACAGAAGTAAGGAGGTACTTTTAAAGGCTATAACTTTATAGAAATGATTTTAGTATAGTTCTAATGCGGGCTAGTAAGATATTTTACATGACCTTTTAAAATCATTGTAGACATGCATAAACCTGTAGTTTAAGTAACTTAAGGTCCATAACAGAACACAGTGTCCTTACTCCATACTAGAAATAACTGTTTAGAAGTTTAATTCATTTCTTCTGTTAATTTCATGTGTCTAAATGATGTGGTATTTTTTGATTTTAGACAGATTGCTGCCAATGTTAAAGTGTTTCATACCAGACCCCTTTAATGCATTGAATCATGTATATTCCTAATTTGTTTGGAAGCTAGTTAGTTGTATTGTCTGTTATGCATCTTGAGCTTTCTGCTGCTCAGTGAGAAAGGGTGGGGGAGAATGACTAGGAGTCACAGCTCTCCACGTGCTGCTTCCTCAGTATATGCAGTAAAAGAACAGAACAGGATGGTTAACGAGGAGGAAAATGTTGAAGCTCACTGACTGATTCCATTATTTGTCCTAGAATAATTGGTGATTGAATGGCTTTCTGTGAAGTTTTAATATCAGTGGTGATTACTAATCTTGATTAGTTTGATGTGGTTGAGAGATACCTTAAAGAGATTAACAAAGCATACATGGGTGTGTCTAAGGAGATTTCAGGGTCAGCTAAGTCAGGGCCTTAACCTAATGATAGTCCTTGGGTTAGTGGTGAGGAGTAGAGGAGTAGAAGTCTGGCTGGGAGGGAGTGCCACTCAACGGCCTGTCTCGCGCCTTTGCTCTGCTGCTTGGCTACTGTGAGTTAACCAGCTTGGCTCAGCCACACCCTTCTGGCCATGGAGGATCAATGGAGCTAAAATAAAGcttcccttattttattttggtattttattataCTGGCAATAAATGGCTTTTAGccatttgttttttcttcttttaaactctaattgTACTGTACAGATGGGAGACTTTTCTTTGGATTCTACGAGATGCCTGCCCTGGTGAGCTGTGAACTCTGAGACTGTTGTATAATTTGATATCCCTGGAACTCCATCATAACGTCCCAAACTTGGTTTACTCTTtaatagtgtttgtttgtttgtttgttgtactGCAacatttcttttggggggaaaataaaaatgaaaagtatttggCAGTTACTGCGGTCTGATAGCTGTACTTTCCCCCTTTCAGATATACTTTTGGCATCATGGATCGGTTTGGAGATATCTCAGAAGGTGAAGTAGACCATTCTTTCTTTGACAGTGATTTTGAAGATGCAAAGAAATGTGAAAGTAATTCCATTTTTGACAAGCAAAATGATGATGACCTTAAGGAAGGAATAAATAAGGACACCAAAAATGTAAACTTGAAATTTGGAATACAAAATGATGACCTTAAGGAGAAAATAGATAATAACACAGAAAATGTGAACTTGAAACTTGGGAtacaaacaaaggaaaattacCTTActcagaaaggaaatgaaagaaaagcaaacttttCTTCAAAGGAGCAACATATAGAAAATGATCCTACACAAACAAGAAGTTCCTCAGTGTTGACTTCTTCAAGATCAAAAAAATCGTGTGATGCTACAAAAGGACATAAATTAAACTTGCCCGTTCCAAATAGAATTCCTAAAATTGTGAAAGGTGAGGATGATTACTACACAGATGGGGAGGAAAGCAGCGACGATGGGAAGAAGTACGTGAGGTCTAAGTCAGCTAAGCCCTctagtaacttaaaaaaaaacgtGAGTAAGAAGTATTCCAAAatcagttcctcctcctctttgtcttcctcATCTTCAAGATCAAACTCAGACTGCTCAGATATGGGATCTGACAGGCAAAATAAATCTGATTCacactcatcagggaaatgtgttTCTAGTGTAACCCCCTCGTCACCAAAACAGAGGTGTAAGTCAGGAAGAAAATCAAGTGCACAGCCTTCCAGTACTAAAAAAACTGGTGACTATCATGAATCTGAAGACAATATAACAGATGTAACTCCTTTGTCAACGCCAGATATCAGCCCTGCCCAGTCGCTTGAGTTGGGCCAATCACATGAtcaaaaagtaaaagttaaaaaacaagaaaatgtgagCCGAGATGTATATGAGGATGTGGAGGCTTTAAAGAATGATTCAAGATGTCCGAAATcagccaaaagaaaagaaaagcatggaCAGAATTTTGCTCCCAAATCATCAGTGTTAGATGCAAATCTAGACCGTAGATCCAAACAAAAAGTCTTACATGACACAATGGACCTTAATCATCTGTTGAAAGGTAAGTTTTGAACTTTTGTATattaaatttgtatattaataacTCAAATATTAAGTGCCGTGCATATGCATGGGTTTTTCTGGTCAGTGTCTTTGAGATGAttgatattttaataactttCCAGACATACCATAAAACACTTAGAATATCATTTGAATTGTCAGATAATTCAATCAGTTAGGACTGGAAATTTCAAATTAGTTTTCAATTCTTCTCAAACTCTAAGTGCCTTGTACTCTTCTGAGGCAGTCCTGTCTTTACTCATCAGCTACCAGTAAATACCTGCATTGCATTCCACTGTTCACCTTCAGATGTGACAGTGTCCAGGAAAACACTTCCTCTAACTCTCAAAGCACAAAAACCTATGTAAAGAAGCGTCTCCAGACAGCTTGCACTTAGGTGTAGTTCCCCAAATTGCTTTAGTTACACTCTTCATTCCTGAAACAGTCAGCGGCCGTGGGGAGAGACATCCGAAGCCAATCAGACTCCTGCTGAAGTCAGTTAGGGTTGGGAGTTACAAGGCCCAAGATCTACTGTGGAGGACTGTAGAAATAGGTGCAGACTGGGCAATTGTGTTTGTTCACTTCAGTTCCTTTAAGTGTGCATATAGAACATTCTGGAATCTCATTCAGTCAACTACTCTGTTACGGTAACTAGAATCCTGATGGCTAACCATTTCACCCAGCCCAGTGTTGATGGCAGTTCTACTTGCCAGGGGCTCATAGTTCTGGATCAACATGCTGTTTCCTTCAGGCAGAGTATGATGTGTGTGACAGCACATACAGTAATAAAAGAACATTCAGGatttggagggatggctcagtaattaagagcattcacaggtggatttctgagttcgaggccagcctggtctacagagtgagttgcaagacagccagggctatacagagaaaccctgtcttgaaaaaaaaccgaaaaaacaaacaaacaaacaaaaaaacaaagagcacTCGCTGTTCCtgccagaagacctgggtttagtttccaCATACACTGTAgttcatagccatctgtaactccagttccagaagatccaacaccttctggcCTTGCTAATCTCTGCTTATCACAGTGCATGTACATAGATTACAAGGAAacaccatacatataaaaatatatataagactCAAAACATAAATAAGGCATCCTTGTTACCACTAAGCTATTTCTTAAACTTAGCTAGATGCTAAGAAcctatatatttctaatttttaagtcAGAACAGTAATTACCACCCCATCTTATTCCTAAACATTCTCTTCAGTTACAGTTGGAATTTTCTCTATGAAACATAGACTCAAGCTTCAGTCTTTACTGTACACTAGCAAGCCCTGCTGTAAGAAACTTGTTAGTAAAGCATTCCTGGCCTTTTGTTGTTGAGGTAGGCAGGatctacatagcccaggctggctttgaacttttatgatcctcttgcctcagccctctgagggctggaattaaagtcatgtgccattACAGCCAGATAGTGCTTTGTAATAAAGGCAGAGAAACAAAGGGGACATTTTGCTAATTAACATGCCTACTGTTAGAATCCATGAATAGTGTCCACCAGGGAAGTCTTCAAAACATTTCAAACTATtaatacattgtatttttattattattttattaaattattattcatgggctggtgagatggctcagtgggtaagagcaaccgactgctcttccaaaggtccggagttcaaatcccagcaaccacatggtagctcacaaccatccataacaagatctgatgccctcttctggagtgtctgaagacagctacagtgtacttatatataataaataaataaatcttaaaaaaaaattattattcatgCTCAGTTGACAACATGAAGCTTTTCGGATCCTCATAACTTTTCTGTGTTTGCCCCCATGTACCTAAACCTTGTGCATGATAGAGGTGGTTGGTTACCAGCCCTGCCCACCTGTGCCTTTTTTGCATTCATCTCATAACATACTTTATCGTTTTCATTTTCTACCAAATGGGCTTTTCTATGCTGCTTTGGTTTCTCTAGGTGTTTCATAGCTTTCCTTCACTTTCTTGAAAGATAAATCCACTTAATACAGAGAATGTATAACATGTTTAAAAGCCTTCTAATAGAAGATGATCCTGTTAGCAAACATCTGAGGGAGGAGTTCAGCACATTGTGTCATCCTCCTAGTGTAAACATTTTCACTGGCTTAGgtgtaaatgaagagaaaaacttAACAAATCCTGTAATGAGTTTTGATTAAAAAGTTtcataagccgggcgtggtggcgcacgcctttaatcccagcactcgggaggcagaggcaggcggatttctgagttcgaggccagcctggtctacaaagtgagttccaggacagccagggctaaacagagaaaccctgtctcgaaaaaccaaaaaaaaaaaaaaaagtttcataaaTTATTACAACAGGCAAATATCCACATAGTAAGGAATGTGGCAGACAGTATAGAATAGTGGTTTGAAAATTTGttgttaaatttaaataaagtttaatagAAAGATATAAGCAAATATCCCAATATAGTCAGTAGCATGGGTATTTGAACAGTATTGAATTGGATATTTACTCAGTAAAGCAGAtgcagttctgggaattgaaacaCAAAGCTTTAGGCTTTTGGTGTTATTGGCATGTCCATAAGCTAGATAGTAACTATTTCTAGGATGTGGTAGTTGATATAAACCGCTTGAGTTCAGTCTAGATTGAGAGTTCTGGTGTTCACTCAAAACTAATAGATCAATGTAGCTTGgtattagaaatttttttttttttgagacagggtttctctatcctctgactgtcctggaactcactttgtagaccaggctggcctcaaactcagaaatccgcctgcctctgcctcctgagtactgggattaaaggcgtgcgccaccacgcctggctagaaatgtaattttaagagaACTTGAAAGAGTAGTACAATTTCAGCCTTTTAACTCTACAAGGATATTAACTTGGGGGAATTTCCATGCCCAAAATGTCCAAAGACTGTGACTGGAACCAGATATTTAACCTTGGCCTAGAAATCCTTGACTAAGCATTGAGAGACTTAGAGGAGCAGTAAACACATTTTGATACTAGATTATATCACAAGGCTGATATATTTGATAAGCATTTAAGGACTGAGCAGACTGGATTACATTTCATACTTTGTCTGTATAAAGTTGATCACTTTAGAAGGACTCTGAAAGGGCCAAGTAAAGATATTTTAGAAACATATAGCCTCAAATTTTATCTCTACTTATGAGACGAAAAGTAGAAGAGGACAAAGTAAAATTAAGGAAGCAttaataaatgaagaaactggTTATAATTGTTTCTATAAAGGTACATGTGTGGATGTTAATGGAGAGATTACAGGAAGGGCTTAACAGATCCTACTACTATCCATGAGAAAGAGGTGGGCTGTGCTGAGATGACTGGCTTCCAGCATGCCCTGCCTGGCACTACAGGTTAATCTCCTCTTTACTGGCAGGTGACATTGTTAATCCTTCCAACAGTTACCTAGTGTCACCAGGCATCTGAAAAAAGCTAAAGGCAACAGAGGGGCCACATCCTTATGATAAATGTAGAATTgagaattgatttttctttaaagcagaACTAAATGATTGTAGAGAGACCTATGAAGACAAAGCTATTGTAACTAAGAAAAGTAaccctggcttgctttctgcGTTGTCTGTGTGCTACAGATAAGCAGTGGGGACCACTGGGGTCTTCGAGGGGCCCAAGACAGTGGCAGCACAGTGCAGAAGCAGCTGTCTTCTGTTAAGTGAGGCACTTAAAAATGGCAAAGCTGTTATGCTCTtccacacacatttttaatttaaaaaattaagttgtttatgtatgtattgtgtgtatgcgtgtgcacatgagcacaaaTGTGCtagagcatgtgtgtatgggtcAGAGGAAAACCTGTGGTCATCATTTCACTACCTCTGTCATGGAAGATCCTGTGCATGGAAGTCCGTTGTCTTACAGGctctactttttttattttagaaaatgttatgTTGACCTATAATTGGGTTATTGTTCTTGACAGAGGGATGAGTAACTATCTTTAGGTTGTTgggtttttctttgcttgttttgtacTATTAAGTTTTTACATAATAAATACTGGTAGATGGAACCCATGAAGACGTTAGGGTGTCTCAGCCTTTAGGACTATAAAGGatccaaaacaaaatattaagaacTTCTAGGAAAATGGAGCTGTAATTTATTATTATGGTAGTGATTGTATTCTGAAATTTGgagaaatttttagaaaaaaatgttagcatCCTCtttcaggaaaggaaaaaaactgagGGGGCATACTTTATAAAAGCTGTAGGAAGAAAAGCCAAACAAGAAAGTAAATGATTTTAACTTAGAAGATGTGGTTGTGTTCAAAAGTGAAATCAGAAGTATTATTCAgtcttaaaaaggaagaaagagctgGTCTGTGCTACAGtgtggctggggctggagggcaCTGTGAGAAGTACAGTAAGTCCTGAAAAGACAAACActggaggctgaggagaaggcagATGTGGTACACTGGTATCCTGATTCCAGCACTGGGGGAACGGAGGGGCCCGGGGGCtctgtggccagccagcctagagtAGATCAATGAACTCCAGGTCTTAGTgggagacgctgtctcaaaaacctaatgTGGACAGCTCCTATTAAATGAGACCCCAGATGGGCCtttagcctacacacacacacacacacacacacacacacacacacacacacacacacacgtaggtgcagtacacacccacacaaaaacAGCTATCATGTGGCTCCGTTTACGTGCGGGTTGGTCAGAACCACAGAAACAGAATTCCGATTTCTGTGACCCAGTGATAGGCGGGCAGAGATttgctgggtgttttgtttgctgGCTTTTTTATAATCGAGTTTCAGATTTCCAATATACAGCATGATGAAGAATGAATTGTGATGTCACTGAATTGTACACCTAAAAATAGGATAGTAATTTTTGGAAAGGAAAACACTAGTTAGTTTGATAGTTTCTAGTCCACAAGTGCTGGGGTAATTTTTTCTGTAGCAATAATTACTGcatattttatcctttaaaaacacaaacatacggggaaaaaaagagtatgtctcctttaaaagaggaaatagaaatatcAACCCTACTAGTacaaaaacagaatcaaaattGTGAAAAATACTAAAAAGGACAAAAAGGGTGTTTTGTATTAATATATAAGTCAAATACACTAGAAATGTGTAATACTGATTACAACATATAATAACCGCAAAACAGAACTAGACAATAAATTGATGAAGATCAAGCTACCAAAGAGGATTAAAAATCACTGTCAGGTGTACCTGGACTTGGAACAAACAGGATTAGGCCTCTGTTTAGGACTGCTAACCAGAGGCTTCTCATGTCTCTGTGGCTTGCCTCCTCACATAGGCCTCCTGCCTTCAAACATGGTAGCCTCAGGGAAATTAGACTTAGTACATGTACTCAGGGCTCCAAGCATAGTGTTCCaggaaataatacagaaaatgcagAGCCATTTGTGACTTAGTTTCTTGAGTCACATAGCATCCTTTtgtgcttgtttgctttctttcagatAGGATCTTGCTGTGAGACTTAAAACTGAACTAAAACTTGCTATATTgatccaggctagctttgaatttgtAGTaaccctctgacttctgctatcCAGttactgggattgtaggcatgtaccactgtgcccaGTGTTGGTAGAAATAATTACAAACCTCCCAGATTAAAGTAGGTCATAGaccctgtttttgtttggttggttttttgtttgtttgtttgtttgtttgtttgttttgagatagggtcccatataacccaggctgtagctgaggatagccttgactGTCTGGTCTTCTTGTCTCTATCTCCTGACTGTTAGGATTACAAGCATACACTGTCATGCAAAGTATTATGTTGTGCTACCAATGAAACCTAGGGTTTGAGGCATACTACACAAGTACCCTAccttttaatgaaataaatgccaaataatttatagaaatagcttttaaaatctcTTCACTACTAGTTCTTTCtcccatatataaaataaaatcccctTTTCTAAAGATAGCCTCAACTTTTAAGATCCAGGATTTAAATCAGGTCCAGGTCCAGCCAAGATTCTTCAGGTATGGTTCAGTGAGTAAGCTCTTCAGTACTTTGAACATCTTCTATTGGGGGAGTTAAGGGAGGAGTAATTGTTTTACTCTGAACCCTGTAATCCCTGTCTCTtacattttctctatattttgtttgaaaactgATCACTTTCTAGTTTTAGATATTTCACTCTCCTGATTTACAATGGATAATGTAAACCATTGTATTTTCAAAATCCTGCTTAAATATCTTAGCCCAAATCCACCAGTAAGAAGTCTGCCATTTTCCTTGTCACCGTAGCAGTGCTGCTAAACGGCCAGTTCATTCTCTCAGACTTCAAcaacctttttttccttttatgtatatgaatgctttgcttgcatgtgtgtatatatgtgcaacaCGTGTGTACAAATCtcacaggaggccagaagagtgttggATTGCTTGGAACTAgcactacagatggctgtgagcctacATAGGAGTGCTGGTAACCAAACCCTAGTCTTCTGAAAAAGCAGTCGTTACTCTGAGCCAGCCCCTATGAACAGTTTCTTCCTAGCTCTTCAAGCTCCAGTTGCCCATCAGGTTTCAAACCTAGAGCCACTGACTTTGGGTTTGTTACAGTAGCATTCCATTTCCTTGTGTTAAATTCTATAGTAGTTACTATTGCTCTGATAACACATTATCATAAACTTCAAGTAGTATAAAGCAGCAACCTCAGATGACTTAGATGACAGGGTCAAAGTTCCTGTATGTGGCTTCCTATGTGTGCGGTCTATCATATGGCAGCCTCCAGTTACCATCAGGCATGTATAGCTGTGGGCTCCAGGCACAGGGGTATGTGGTGCAGGATCTTTGATCACACTGTTAACCCCTAGATTAtgttatttactgatttttttttaaaaaataaaagcagtctcTTATTGTGATGTgactcagcccttagcacacatatttaatctctctggctgAATACAGCTATGCCCttagtgtacacctgtaatcccaaagaatgaagataaagttagtttgtagaaggaagcacccgtatgaaagtgatgtctaactgaatggcagacaaagtgatgaatcagggaaagatttgacagaagaggatacacccaactctcagaagagaggacagggagCTGCCTGAGGACAGtgcagagaagagaaggaggtggCAGTTTGTTTTCCCAGGACCTTTTTAGAGAGACAGGCTGCAgggagagaacaagctagacacagctgaagacagaacaagccttcacagaatgagaaggagctagaagattagaacagactgcTAGAGTTAggatgaggccaagcagagcaattcactCAGAGGCCAAGGGAAGCCAGATTGAAtctgtcagcttggagaggagtttgaaaaGCCAGACAGATGAGTTGACCAACCactcagagctcagaaagaactaggaaggggcGGGCTTATTCAGCAGAgtgtctcagaggctgaaaacttCTAGGCCTAAGTAAGATTGTgcagaagctagaagcttccaggactaagcCTCGGTTAGCAGGTGGAAGCAGTAAGCTTCAGAGACAATTACACCAGAGAGAATAAAACTAGTTTTATACGTGTAtacgtgcatttgtgtgtgtgcatgcatgtgtttacaGAGcccctagccttgaactcacatactGGGCCTAGACCTCTCATATCAAGGAGCTCACTATCTCCTGTAACTCCTCTACCAGGGCTGTTACACCTCTACTGAACTTTATGGGAACCTGCATGCATgcagcaaatacacacacatacacataaattagaataaaatgagtcttgggggctggagagatgactcaatgctAGGAGCACTAGGTGTTCTTTTTAGGgctcctgggtttgattcctagcacctgtatagcagctcacagccatctgtaactccagtgccagggaacctggcatcctcttctgtcttccagggtaccaggcatgcaggtGTTACACAGGCGTACCTGCAGGTATAACAcccacatataaatgaaaaatttaaaataaaatgaatcttttaaaaattttctatctaaaataaattaaaacttaagtTGCATACTGTTTTGACTGTACTTTGTTGGTCATGGCTGTAAGAAGTCCACCGAAATTCAAGGAAAGGGAACACAAAAGGATGTAACAAAATTTTTCATCTAACAAGTTGTTAAGAAGGCAAATAATAAATCTTGTAAATTTAGATCTTATAACTTGTTAAtgttggtttttaaaagaaaattttttaaaatcaactttaaaagtaACTAAGCTGGTTTTTCTATAGAGCTCCTGACTGTATAAGGACAATGTTTTCTTTCCAGACCAGTTCCtgtagtctggaactcactatgtggcagagaatggccctGAGCTCCTGATTCTtgtgcctccacctcccagtgctCCTGTGCTAGAATTAGATGGTGCTGCACATGTGAACCGCCCTTCCTATCTGCTGTGTGAGGTGCTAGGAAGCTGAGCCAAGCTGTGCTGGCAGTCACTCACCTCCTGCCCCACTGGAGGAGTTGCTGAACAGCACTGTCTCTGTAGGGGTGCAGAGAGCATCAGGACATTCCCACTGGTGGCTTCACATACAAGTCTAAGACGTCCGCTCTGTTCAGTAGCAATGAAAGTGAAGTGGGAGCCCCTTGACGTGGGTGAAGCCAGAGTGGCTCTTTGTGCTCATTGGCTGAAATAGAGTGAAGACTTCGTGTGGTGTTGCGACACTAAGGAAAATTCCGGAGAAAACAGCATTTGTAAATACATATGTttagatagatataaatacaaAGTTTGCTAActcatttttagattttatgtgaAAGAATTTGATTATATATTTGATGCCAGTTAGCATAGAGTCTCTAGGTGTCAATAATAAGTGCTGTCAAATAAGCACTCCACCCATCTGCTTCATTGTGGTGTTTTCACGGAAGCAAAGCTTAGGCTGCTGATGGCTGCTCTTTGATTGGTTAATGAGTTGAACATTCTTTTGTAACTGTTGcctattttactttttagaatAGTATCATTAGGAACTGTAGCTTCATCTCCTTGAGAATGAGATTCTAAAGAATTTCATGTATAGCTAAATTAACCTAGAACCTTTTTTAAATTGTAGAATAAGCATGTATTAGTATGGAGGTAATTTaatgtatgtagtgtatgtgtagTTTTTAAAACATGGTCGGTCATTCAAGTGTTGTTATTTACTCGGTGTGGTTTTCAGCTATCATTAATCATCAACCATTAATTTCATAACTTCTTAAAGAGGAGGCtactgtttgtctgttttgtttgttcctaTAATTTTAAGTAGTCTTTGTGGTCTTTGGTATAAACATAAGAAGTAAAATTACTGCTTTTCTTAATTTGTCCAAGTGATTGGATTAAACTCATTGTAAAATAGAGGTTAAAAATACTACTTCCCTTTATGGCACTGTGTGGGAAAGAATAGGATGCTAAACTAGACATGTGAAAAGGAATAGCTTGTAGTgaagtacttttaaaaagacCCTgttgttgctgggcagtggtggcgcacacctttaatcccagcacttgggaggcagaggcaggtgggtttctgagttcgaggtcagcctgttctacagagtgagtttcaggacagccagagctacacagagaagccctgtctcaaaaagccaaaaaaaggaCCCTGTCGTAAGGGCTGTGGGGATGGCAGTAGGCACTGTTGGGCACTGTGCAGGTGTTTGCTGCACAAGGCTAACAGCCAGCGAGAGTTCAGTCCCTGCAATcggaaggtggaaggagaaagccagctccaCAGATTTGTCTCTGTTCTCCAAATGCACACAGGCGTGCACCTTGACAAATATGggtcatgtacacacaaaaaatatagtaggggttttatctttaaaatattataataccaaaacaaaactatactTGGTAACCTGATAAATGTACTGCTACTTTAGTATATACGGAAGTAGAAATTTCACCAAACTCAGTGGTTTTAAAAGCTTTTCACAAGTGTGTGGTAATAGTCATGCTTACTGAAATTTTTTCTAACA comes from the Mus pahari chromosome 19, PAHARI_EIJ_v1.1, whole genome shotgun sequence genome and includes:
- the Cfap97 gene encoding cilia- and flagella-associated protein 97; the protein is MDRFGDISEGEVDHSFFDSDFEDAKKCESNSIFDKQNDDDLKEGINKDTKNVNLKFGIQNDDLKEKIDNNTENVNLKLGIQTKENYLTQKGNERKANFSSKEQHIENDPTQTRSSSVLTSSRSKKSCDATKGHKLNLPVPNRIPKIVKGEDDYYTDGEESSDDGKKYVRSKSAKPSSNLKKNVSKKYSKISSSSSLSSSSSRSNSDCSDMGSDRQNKSDSHSSGKCVSSVTPSSPKQRCKSGRKSSAQPSSTKKTGDYHESEDNITDVTPLSTPDISPAQSLELGQSHDQKVKVKKQENVSRDVYEDVEALKNDSRCPKSAKRKEKHGQNFAPKSSVLDANLDRRSKQKVLHDTMDLNHLLKAFLQLDKKGPQKHHFEQPSIIPRKNYSFTREEVRQIDRENQRLLKELSRQAEKPGNKSTISGRSIGHPPKLYHSALNRQREQQRIERENMALLKRLEAVKPTVGMKRSEQLMDYHRNMSYLNPSPSVRRVRSTLGHYSPLRGASRTSSATSGLSCKTDPSVLDTSSGFLLRRKPPNVRTAWL